From the Lathyrus oleraceus cultivar Zhongwan6 chromosome 3, CAAS_Psat_ZW6_1.0, whole genome shotgun sequence genome, the window gaagaagaagtcgaGATCATTGTTGATTCATTGGTGAACGCTGATGAGGAAGAGGAGTCAATACCAATTAGTCATGTATACTGTCCAtcccaacacatgacaaggttgaatttgggttccgatgaaccttcatcagatatatggtacaatccttatgtgcaaatgcaaggatctttgaaacaaggagacacatttcgcacaaaagaggaatgtgtaaaagccattaaaaaATTTCACATGCAACTATCAACTGATTTCAGAGATGACAAAACTAACGCATTGAGGTACAAAATTTATTATACGAATTagcactgcctttttaggttgtcagcttcgtaccggaagaggagcgaTTCTTAGGAGATTGGATCCATGGGTCCAGATAACACATGCATCCTGACAAACCCAACGCAGGATCATCAAAAATTAAGCTCTtagctaatatgcgatgaaatagTGTCTGTCATTGGCGACAATCCGGTGTTAAAGATGATTataataatctcgcatattaTGGCATAGTACGAGTACACTtcatcatataggaaggcatggataaCTTGGACAAAGGTTGTTaaaaaagtgtttggcaattgggaggagtcttacaaacaacttccaaattacctgttggctctaaaacaatatTCTCCAGGGAttattgtcaagttggaaacgttGCCCGTGTATACACCAGACGGgacgtgtgctgttggaaatgAAATTTTCCACCGTCTCTTCTGGGtgtatcaaccatgcatcataggtttttctttctgtaacccaattatacaaattgatggttcatggttgtacgggaaatacaaaggagcgttactgatggcagtggcacaagatggcaacaacaacatttttccaatcgcctttgccctagttgaaggggaaACTACGGAGGGgtgaagttttttcctaagaaatccctgattgcacgttgcacctcggcctaacttatgtttgatctccgacatacacccttcaatcatcagtgcatataataacattgataatggctgtcatagtcctccttcgacgcatgtcttttgtattagacatattgctcagaatttcatgcgggagatcaaagataagacgttgcggaagaaggttgtcaatgcaggttacacattatcagaaccttctttcaaacactaccacgaagaaataagattgtcaaacgaagatgcagtacggtggatcaatagtattccattggagaagttGACTAGGGCATACGATATTGatcaacgttggggccacatgacaataaatcttatggaatcaatgaactctgtcttcaaaggcatccgtaacctacctataaccgctttggtgcagtcaacatatttcaggctaggggcgctgtttgaaaccagacactccaaatggagttcagtgttgcaatctggacagttgttcagtgatgcttcaatgaaattcattagacatgaagctgccaaagcaaacacacatgtggttatggtgtttgaccgcactaaaggttggtatagtgttgccgagtccatggatcacaatgagggcatgctgatgggacaatacagagtcaaactagatagaggttggtgcgactgcggaaagttccaagcatttcgtacgccctgctcccatgtcattgcggtatgctcaaaggttcgaagggatccatcctacttgctatctgaagtttacaaagtcaccagcctatcaaatgtttataaaattagtttttttatagtggcaaaagaggattactgacCAAAATATCAATGGGACATCGTCTGACACAATGAAGTTATGtgaaggaagaaaaagggtcgcccaaacagcacccaGATTCAAACtgaaatggatacggcgaacaaaatggttagattacGTAGTTCATGCCGTCAGCCAAGTCATAATCGTAATAattgtcctagtgttggaacaagcacaacCAGATAGATTCAcatgtacctctgttgcaatatatgaaaaactaaatttgtttcatattagacgtctgtgacaaaaataccattacataaacaataacacaaacaattaaaacaactagaatacaagaactatgcgattacaaccatcaaaacaattttgaacatgtaatgaATCATCTTACGAGtgtcttggtcggtcttaatatccacccattcgcgcacttctccattttggttgaacgtggacacaagccatcgtattcttctaatcctttcaccatcttcaatttctccctctaagaaactatacaacgtccgattaagacgttcaaacgtatctgtgttccaGAGATGAATCTGTATCGGAGCCGCAGCGGCGGAAAATATTACATCGACATTTCGcttctgaatgtatgcagacatgGTTAAAACACAAAAACTTGAAGGAGAGTGGAGAGTGGAGTTTAATTAGAGAAAATATGATAGTAGGGGATGATTTTGTatgaaaaatattgcatccaagACGTGGTATTTATAAAGAGAATGCATAAAATGCATACGCCAAGAGGCTAGGCGCCCAACATGTCAATAACATGCAGGCGCCAGAGACATTGACGCCTCCACTTAAGCACCATGCAAGCGCCagaggcattggcgcctcctcatgagggccGATGCATGCGTCAAGGGCATTGATGCCTCCTCATGAGGGTCCCAATACAGACGTCAATGCCTTGGACGCCTCCTCTTCATGTTTAAGGAATGCGCCGGTTCATCCGACACATCCTCTTTTAAATGTggttattttagtattttttttaaaataattattattttcaaattatttttaaaaaaattgattatttaaaaaaaaaattctaactTCATACTTTTCCTCCGTTCATATTGCAAACCAAAACAAATAATTTACATGATTTAAATATTTTTTACAGTAATACTTCTAATTAATTAACTAAAAGTATTATGACTAATTTTATGATTAGAGCGTAGAATTAGGGAGCAGACGATTCTCTCCCATTCCTGGATTTCTGGTTAGTTAGAACATCCCTTTTCTCCCTATATCCGTGTAATCAAAATTTTACCAATTTTTTTTTCCGAAATCAGTTCCTCTGTTTTTTTCGTTTTTGGTAGAATTTTGTTTCTTGATTTCGGTTTCAGCTTCAGCTTTGTTTGGATCATGGGGACTCCACAATTCCCAGATCTAGGCAAGCATTGTACAGTTTCCGATTGCAGACTCATCGATTTCTTACCCTTCACTTGCGATCGCTGTAATCAGGTTTTTCACATTGCCCTCTTTCTGCATAAGCAGCAATACAGATTgttgttaattttttttaatttgaatatttGGAATTCATCAATTCCGCAGGTATATTGTTTGGAGCACCGAAGTTATATAAAACATCATTGTACAAAACCCAACAAACAAGATGTCACTGTTGTTATATGTCCACTTTGTGCCAAAAGTGTTCGATTAATTCCAGACCAAGATCCAAACATATTATGGGAACATCATGTCAACACAGATTGCGACCCATCAAATTACGAAAAAGTCACAAAAAAGAAAAAGTGCCCTACCCAAGGATGCAGAGAGACACTAGTTTTCTCAAACACAATCAAGTGTAGAGACTGTGAGGTAGAACATTGTTTGAAGCACAGGTTTGGACCTGATCATAAATGTCCCGGACCCAAAAAGTTGGAAACTAGTTTTTCATTTATGAGTCTTTTGAATTTGAGTAGTGGTACTAGTAGTAAAGAAGAATCGAAATCCAATTCAACTTGGTCGAATTGGACTTCAGGCCTTCTTGAGTTGGCTTCTAATTTGAGTGGAAAAAATCAAGTGGAGAAATGTCCACTTTGTGATGCAACGTTTTCATCGGTTACTAGTTTGGTAGATCATGCCAAAATAGTTCATGAAGGAAGTAGCATTAAGCGAAATGGGGTAAAGAAGGTGTCGATTTCTGCATGTCCTAAGTGTAGTAAAGGTTTTCTTGATCCGAATTCTCTTGTGGAGCATGTTGAGAGAGATCATGGTGGTAGTTCTTGAGTATACATAGTTTTCAAATTGTTGATGAAATAGCTAGTAGCACTTTCTTTGATGGTTGATCTAGTTTGTAAAGATTTTTACCCTGTTGGAATCAAAAAATTTGTGTGAATAAGAATTTGAAGATGGTATTAGATTATAATTTGGTCATGTGTCTGAAAGAATCTCCTGCACTAGGCACTAATTTACACATACCTTTGACTTATTTTTGTAGGAAAACAAGTTTATTTTTCATATCATTATAAGTACTATAAGCAATACAAATAGGTATTACATCATAAATCTGAAGATTATCCATATATTTTAATCACTCATACTAAGTTATGGGTAATATATTAATTTGCCTCCTAAAAAATTCTACCAAAAGGTTTAGACAAATAAAATTATTAGAATATGTAGATTACATTGATGCAAAACAAAAGCCTAAAAGTTCTAAAAGTCATCACAATCTTGAGTTGCAGCAACCTTCGAGATTTCAAATTTATGATGCCATGCTATGCTCAAGCGTCACTCCTTGTATTTCCATTTTTTCTACCTGCAAAACAACAACAGAAAGACTACATCATTAGTAACTGATATCCTTAAAGCACCACCATTGAAATATCATTGCAGCAGTAATTATACAAGCATACACTGATCAATTGTGAGCAAAAGAAGAAGCAAGTGGAAGTAATATATTCAGTGCAAACACATCATCAAGCAAGCATCAATGCATGGCAATGGTAAATGTCAGTCTGATTATCCACTTAACAACAAGCCAGCTGCTCAAAAAGAAGATTCAAACTTTCTATTCAGAATGCCACACATATAAATGGTTTCATATTAAGTCACTATGGTAATCAAAGAAGGAGAAGAAGTAGAACTGAGAGACAGAGAAGCAAGTAGACTAAAGGGATTTGCAGTTGGTTACCTCGTCGGAGTCGACTCATCGGACTATCTCCGATTTGGCGAGTTTCTTCATTTTTCCCTCACTTTCTTATTCATCTTGTTTGCCATGTTACACTGAGCAAAACCCCTATCCAATTACttaattgaaataaaatttaattaacTTGTCCCTTTGTTTTTATTAAACCTAAACTACCATGCTTGCCATATTCATGTACTCATGCCTTTGTTTTTATTCTTGTCCATCTAGAATTAGGCTCGTCATCATCTTTTGATTGGTTATGtgtttaaattaaaattaaagtGTATAATGACCTTAATCTTGTAAATAATTTCTCGAAGTTCAAAAAGTATTGGTCCAATGCCAAGTGAGCTTATCAAAAACCTTAGCCCAATGCCAAGTGAGCTTATCAAAAACCTTAGCCCAATGCCAAGAGGACCCTTAGACCCAATACACCTCAAATCATTTTCCATAATCCACTCAAACACGaatcaaatgcttgatccaacatcaaTCTCTTTTCATAATCACATTAAGACGTTTAATCAAATATCTTGTTATAACAAAATTAGAGGAAAAATGAGGGATTGAGTTTAGACTTTTCTCCCTCGAATATTTCAACGATGCTGTAGAGCTCTATGTCCAAAACTCGCCTTCCATTCTAAAGACACGATAATTATTAGAATTAAGTTTTTTTATCCTATAGAAGGAAAAAGACTGGTTAGGTTTAGACCCTCCTCAGTCTCTGATTATTTGAACACTGTTGTAGAGCTCCCTGTGGGAAGAATCATGTTTCGTTAATGAACCATGACTTAATTCACCACACATTATTTCATAATAATTAAGAAGAAAAATGATTGGTTGAGTTTAGACCTTCATCAATCTCCGATTATTTGAACACTTCTGTAGAGCTCCCTGTTTGGATAATCGTCTTCCGCTTAAAGATATCCAATACATTAAACATAATTTCTCGTCCCGTGCGATTAGCAACTAAACttttttcaaaaagaacattgtttagtCCGTTCTAATATGAAtacaaactagtgcttaagcctccatTGAGAGTAGATAAATTAATGTTTAGCCattagaacgcgatctaaacagtcgTTTATTAAAGCACACAAACCAACAAACTGAAGCCTTCATccgaactacgaagctttgagttcctcattgtgaattttaaagagaaatttgatttctcttggtgaattcgacaagaaaggatGTGTTTTCCAAGGAGAAAAAGTATTCTAAAAGTCATGAAGGGTTCGAAGGAAGTCTTAAGAGGTGTGAAAaaacaaggcttgtatacccttgaggctgAAGTTGTCAGTGGTTCTGTAGATGTTGCATCCACGAAACCTTTGCCGAAGACAAAAATTTGACACATGAGATTGGGATAAGTCAGTAAAACGGGACTGGTCGAATTGTggaaacaaaatctacttggtgGAGACAAAGTCGAAACGCTGAAGTTTTGTGAACCCTCTGTATCTGGAAAATCTTTCATAGTGAAGTTCAATAAAGAtaaacaaagaacacatggatcccttaATTACATCCATGTTGATCTTTGGGGACCTGCGAGGTGTCCTTCACATTCAGGAGCaaggtattttctatccatagttgatgattattccatAAAGTTATGGGTATTAATCCAtaagactaaggatgaaactttttagaacttcaaaagttggaagactctggtcGAAAATCAGACTGGTAGGAAGGTCAAGAGGTTAAGAATCAACAATGgccttgaattttgcaatgaggcATTCGACAATTTTTGTGCAGCCTCTGGTATTGCAAGACACATAACTACTGCAGatactccccaacaaaatggtttggctGAAAGGTTTAATCGAACCATTTTAGAAAGAGTTAGATGCATGTTGACTAGTGTTGGGTTAAAGAAGGTGCTTTGGGCAAAGACTGTTTCGACATCAACATATTTGATAAATAGATGTCCTTCGACTATGTTAGATATGAATACATCTGAAGAAATTTTGTCAGGACATCCACCAGATCTCGacaaacttagagtatttggATGCATAGTCTATGCTCACATTACGAAGGACAAGGCCGAACCTAGAACTCTGAGATGCATGTTCATGGGATACCCTGAATGAGTCAAAACTTATAGGCTATGATGCATAAGAGCTAGGTCACAGGAGGTGTATCACCAgtcgagatgtagttttcaatgaagctGGAACGATTTTCAAGAAAACTGACGTTCGTCGAAGCACACATATATCTGCAAAAGAGATGCAACAAAAAGAGATTTCTGTTGAGGTGGAGCATGTCGATGCTGAATTGTGTATCCCAGATCAAGTTGAAGAATAAACACAAAATGCTGAAGATACTGAGGAAGATGAGGAAATTGTCGATGACTACCTGTTGGCAAGAGATAGGCCAAGAAGAATCATCAAGTCACCTCAAAGACTTAGGTATGAAAATCTCATAGCTTATGCCTTAATCTCTGCAAGTGAGGTTctagatgaagaacctagagaTATAAGAAAGTTATAAGGATTCGAAATAAGAATGAATGGCTGAAGGCCATGAATGATGAGATGAAATCTCTTCATGATAACTGCACTTGGTAAAAGATCAAGAAACCAGCTGGAGCCATGTTAGTCAActgtaagtggattttcaaaaTTAAGAAAGGAATCAAAGGAGTGACGTCAATGAGatacaaagcaagattggtcgcaaGGGGTTTCACTTAGAAAAAAGGCGTCGAATTCAATGATGTGTTCCTTCATGTTGTGAAGCATAGATCCATTCGAATGTTACTTGCTATAGTGGCACAATTCGACCTAGAACTggaacaaatggatgtgaagatTGCTTTCTTGTATGGGCATCTAGATGAAATAATCCTGATGAGGCAACCTGAAGGGTATGCAAAAAAGGGTAAGGAATATTATATGTGCAAGCTGAATATATCTTTATATGGACTGAAACAATCTCCTCGACAGTGGAATAAGGAGATTCGATAAGTTCATGGCACACAAGGTTTCATTTGAAGTCAGTTCGACCACTGTGTTTACTTTAGAGTTCGACCTAgaaattcatttgttattttgttgctttatgtggatgatattctCATAGCAAGCAACAACTTCTAGGATGTAATGA encodes:
- the LOC127126315 gene encoding zinc finger AN1 and C2H2 domain-containing stress-associated protein 11, yielding MGTPQFPDLGKHCTVSDCRLIDFLPFTCDRCNQVYCLEHRSYIKHHCTKPNKQDVTVVICPLCAKSVRLIPDQDPNILWEHHVNTDCDPSNYEKVTKKKKCPTQGCRETLVFSNTIKCRDCEVEHCLKHRFGPDHKCPGPKKLETSFSFMSLLNLSSGTSSKEESKSNSTWSNWTSGLLELASNLSGKNQVEKCPLCDATFSSVTSLVDHAKIVHEGSSIKRNGVKKVSISACPKCSKGFLDPNSLVEHVERDHGGSS